The following are from one region of the Theropithecus gelada isolate Dixy chromosome 6, Tgel_1.0, whole genome shotgun sequence genome:
- the LOC112626170 gene encoding cancer/testis antigen family 45 member A10-like, with amino-acid sequence MALLLRKQRAGDSLIGGSTMSKEKKLMAGDGIPPSQLDSWFDDFSGFSKDGLMQKPGRNAPVGGIITRNFSGDDLKVTEILPFPKSQEEINVDIKCQLVKKIRHFGRKYEKLFKLLEGLQGPMEVKK; translated from the coding sequence ATGGCCCTGTTGTTAAGGAAACAAAGAGCAGGAGACAGCCTTATTGGAGGTTCTACCATGTCCAAGGAAAAGAAGCTTATGGCAGGAGATGGTATTCCACCAAGCCAATTGGATTCTTGGTTTGATGATTTCAGTGGTTTCAGCAAAGATGGGCTGATGCAGAAACCTGGTAGAAATGCACCTGTAGGAGGAATCATTACCAGGAATTTCTCTGGAGATGACCTAAAAGTCACAGAAATACTCCCTTTTCCAAAAAGCCAAGAAGAAATTAATGTTGATATAAAATGTCAATTAGTGAAGAAAATTCGACACTTTGGACGAAAATatgaaaaactcttcaaattGCTTGAAGGACTGCAAGGACCTATGGAAGTCaagaaatga